Sequence from the Nymphaea colorata isolate Beijing-Zhang1983 chromosome 9, ASM883128v2, whole genome shotgun sequence genome:
CGTATTTTATTCAGAACGTGCTCACGTTAAGGGGcaataattataaaatttttaaatttcaaggGATAccattatgtaaataaaaaaaagttattcagaaatgtcaatataaaaataagttcGTTGGGGtccatgtgggcaattgcccacacctgcctccgcccctgccaGGAGCCAGGATATTCAGATATTTTTGAGTTAATAGGTATTCTAGTGAAATTCTTTTAAGTGTGGGCCTCAACCACTGCCGGAAGCTATTCCTTCTTCATGCAGGCAATAATACACAGAAGTTTCAAACTATGTATACCAATTACTGAGTTGCACGCATAGAAGTACCGAAGTAAACATTCTCGATTCCTCATACGAACCTTCAAGTCCGTGTTGAGGTGACCTTTACTTAGATTTAAAGGTATTCCTTCCCAAAGCATGCagtaaaaaataagaacagAAGAATCAACATGGTTCATGCAAGgaattttatttgttaatatTGCATCGTGGATATGCTTCAATCAGATTCAGTTATGTTTGATTTCAATGATGATGCGCCTATTAGCAGCTCTTTTCAAACTTTGAAGGCCAAGTTTGAGCGAATGCTTTCAAATGAGATCAAGCCTGGTGATCAATTTTCATGAGAAAACAGTTCTAGgagcatgatatatatatatatatatatatatgtgtgtgtgtgtgtgtgtgtgctgtgAGATTTTAGGTCTGATCTTACATTCATGGGATTCAATCCTGATCATCATTTCAGATCAGAATAGATTGAGGGCAAGGGTCTTATCTTATGTTCATGGGTTTCAAATCCTGATCATGATCTTCCTAGATCCGAATAAAATTCAAGAACTTGCGATTAGTATGGTCATAGGCTTGGAATGATAAGAAGACCACTAAACTAACAAAGAGGACCCAATATTCATGACAGATCTATAGGAAGATAAATGCCACAGACAGATCATCCACTTTTTGGAGATTTAGATACAAGTGAACTTCAACAAAATTGAAGAAGCTATTCATGATCTAGACAAACGCACTTTACCATAGAAATAATACTTGAAATATTGTTCATTATTGATCTCAAACTCACTGGGGTTTCCAATAAGTGAAGCCAAATCCTAACCTTTTCTCgttcgtttttttcttttcctttcttagAGCAAGATTAGATAGCATATGTGGACCCAACTCAAATTGGATATTCGATATAAACCCGATGCATCAGCATTCCAAATATCTGCCTATCTGTGTTTGGACAAACCCAGTATTCAAAATATGCAGAGACCATTgaaatagtatatatatatatatatatacacacacacgatCAGGTGCCCCCATTTTTCTATTTGCTAGTACGTGATGTATGTACTGTATATATGGGTGTTTCTcatatcttctttttctgccATGACTGGATTTTATTTTGCACCTTTCTGTTTTGGATTTGTAATAAAATACTTAGTTCATCCCTTCTCCACCACAGATAGCAGTGGTGGATTTAGTCGTGAGCGTGGGCCGCTGCCCACGCagatccattcattttcaataATGAATTAGGACCAGTTACATGGGGTGCCACTTGGACCATGCCTAAAAGTTGTTATAATTGTTCCTCggctaaaaatttctggcttcgcgACTATCAAATACgccaaattaaagaaaattgtaCTCAAGtacagcatttttttttaaaagttcgTGGTTTAGATGTTGTTATGAACTCTGACAAGCGTCTAAATTTCTTTGGTTAACTAAACTAAGAGTTTGCCTCTCCTTTAAGCAACTCCAGAGCTAATGCAAGTTGATTTGAATTATATATGCTGAATCATTAGGTGAAAGTTCATGCGGAAGTTAGCACTTAATAATCGATAAGATATATTGGAACTCTATCCAATCCTTTGTGCAAGAGACTCCCAAACTCTTTAGAGGAGTATGAGCGATTGGCTGCAAGGTAAAGCTCTTGGCATTTTACTGGAATGAGCataaacaaacaagaaaaggcCAAGAATTGTGTAATTAAAAGGCCAAAATACTCCTGCTTCAAACTCCAAATTTTCTAACCTTGTAGAGAAGAACAATGAATTCTAGCTTTTTGAACTCTTTGCCTTATACTACAAGTTCTTTAAGTTTAACTCGGGGacggaggcaggtgtgggctaTATGTGGGAAATTACCCAACTTGACCccaaaaacattttatttttttgttgatatttttgagTCATTTTTCTCGTTTACAAATTGATGtcgtttaaaaatttaaaattttatactaaGTGCTCCTTAACCAGAATTTTCTTGCTCTGCCCCGGGTCCGACTCCTTTAACAGGAGAAAGATCTGGTTGTTGAAATTGGTGTCAATGTAAGAGTATAACCAGCTGGTTGAACTTACCTAAAGAACACGGTTTAGCCAGTTGGTGTTCTGTTCCACTTCCACACATTCTTTTCTACGTACATAGAAATACAAATATGCAACAGGTAGGGACGTAAATGGATCGGAACATACCCAGTACAAGGGCAAACTGTAAAGGCAACCAAGTATGTGGTGTAGAGAAATAAATCATCCAATAACATTGCAACCAAGTATATGCTGTAGATTACACATAGACGGCCAATGCAATCATCTAATATGGCTTACTTTCATATTAACTTCATGAATGAAGGTTAAATGTTTGGGCACCAAAGATATTCAATGACCAATGGAAACCGCTCTTTGTAggtgcagaaaaaaaaaaagaaaaggaaaaagtatttCTTTGTAAAATGTCTAAAACATGTATTTTAGtcaatgaccaaaatgcccctcGTGATGCAAGTTTAGGGCTCCAATGGGCAACGAGTTCCAAAGCTAGTTGTATATTACATAACTGACGTGCACAATGATTAGAATTTTCCTGGTCTGCCCAAAGAAAAATTCCcccaaaaggacaaaaaaatatgGGAAAGGGAAAGTACAAGTTATAAAATGTTTATTCCCTTTCCCATAAATGATAAAAGCGTCTCAAAATCCCTTTGGTGCACATGTATTGCTGGTCATGAGCTTGTTTTGTGCTGGAATGAGTCTCACCATATTACTCCATAGCCTGCTAAGATGTGTTTTGTGCAAATGGATCCCGTGGCGGAGCTACAATTGGGTTGGCGTAAGCCACTGCACACCCATGAAAACTTGTATGTGATGGAGCTGGTGCCACCAGACCTTACCTCAGTAGATGCCTATAAGCACTCGTCCCGCACCCATCCCACTACTAAGTCAATGTGACATGTTGGTGCTCttcagccaaaattttctagctccgaCTGCCGGTTTGATAAGTCTTATTAACATGTAACCTACAAAGAGAGGTGGATCAATTATTAAAAGGCTTTGTAAATGGTAGTACTATGATGGAACCATAGTGCTTTATAACTCATTGAGACCATGTTTGATAGCCGGGATATGAGATCCCAAGTTGATTTTAGTTCGTGTTTGGTTAACTCCCCAGCTTAAACAAACTTACTCAGTTGGGAATCTCAAATTTGAGTCACAATCATTGTGATAACCATGGGTTTGTGGTCGTGAGTGGGAAGAGGCCTGGGATCTAGTAAAACCTGTGCTATCCTTAGATTGAAGATGCCAGACGATAAAACACAGCCTAAGGGATCCAAGTGTCGATGAAAAATGAGAACACGACCATTTCTTCCACGTTCTGAGGGGGCCGACCTCTGTGGTAGGCAGAAGGAGACGACACCTTATTAATAACTTGCGCTCCGTCAGTTCGATCCATATGTGCAAGTAGTGGTGCATATGACAAAGACGTGTTCGGTATTTCTTTGTCAGGAAATCGTCGCAGAATCCATTGAGTTGTCCGAGATGGTTGTAGCCAGAAGATTAATAAGCAAAAACTGTAAATTTAAGATGATTAATATCACTCAAATTCATCGATTACAagtaggaagagagagagaaagaaacgcAGAAAGAAAGGGCCATAGATCTTTTCATGACGAAGAACTTGGAATATACACGTTGAATCTTCGATTCTAAGTAAACAAAGGCGGCGAGACGGAGAGATTGATAGAGGAGATGTtggtgtttatttatttaatactGTAAATATGAATCCATTCCCACTCATGGATTCCAATCGACTGTGGTGGCAGGAAGCTTGTGGACCCTAATGGGGAGGCCTTTGGGGAATTCGATGAAGGGGAAGGCGAGGGGGTGATCCTGCTCGAAGGGCTCCCACTGAAAGTTGAGCACCATGTGGTGGAGGAAGATCGCCATCTCCAGCTTCGCCAGCTCCATCCCCGCGCACAGCCTCGGCCCCCCTCCGAACGCCATCAAATTCACCATCATCTTCACGCCATTGCTTCTTCCTTCCCCCACCTGCTGCTGCTGCCCCTCATGGAAATCAGATCATACAAACAAAACATCAATCTCAAAGTAAAAGATCACGAGAAAACAATCATAATCACGTAAGCAGCGCCATTACCAATTGAGCACAAGCTCGATTAAATTGAAGAAAGGGAAAGCGGGAGATCCAGCAACGTGCTGGCTTTTTTGGTTATCTAGAAACAGAAGGCGACAACAgataaacaataaaataacCAGTATGCACCGCTATTACTTCTTTTCTACTCAACACTTAGCAGTCGAAAGAAAAAGGTTCCCAGTTGCTTTCcttttgaactttgaagcttTTATGCATGACAAGTACGATTAATGTCTACATTTTTCAGTTTCATAAGAATTACTGCATTACTGTTTCAGGTAGAAAGAAGTGTAATCAGAtggatgtctctctctctctcactgttaCTGCTTTTCCCTTCtgaattctctctttctcacttcAGACCTCAGGCATGGATAATGACACCCTTGCACACACTGACACACACCAAGGAGATTCGCTGAGCAATTACGTGTCGAAATCATGTTGCAGGGCAGCGGCACACATTGATGATGAGCCCCATCGAGGCGCATCCACGTGATTGGTAGGGACAAGGATATCTCTCCCACACCCACATGTGTCCTCGTCTCCTCGTGTTCTCGTTTTCTTGCTTTTGGTGGGGCGAAAGAAATGATGGGAGAATGGGACGGCGCCCACGTACGTTACGTTCGCCAAATGAAACTCTGCATTGTCAATTCAAAGAGAAGTGATGATCGAGGAAAGAGAACCTCTTCGGCCTGCAGCCATCTCCATGGATTGAACTGCTGCGGGTTGTCGTAGATGGAAGGGTCTAAATGCGCCGCAGTGAAGACCGGAAGAACTTTCCATCCCGACGGGATGTCGAACCCTTCAATCAAAtcgaaaaatcagaaaatataagcACCAGCGTGCATAAATTCagagatcatatatatatgtatatacatgaaTACACCCCACCTTTGAATCTGACGTCTCGGAGAGCTTTCCTGTGCAAAAAACTAACGACGTTTCCAAGTCTAAGAGTCTCGTTGATGACCTTCACACAGAAACAGACGAGCCGCTCTCAGCAAACAGCAATTCTCTTctgtatatgtgtatgcatgcaagAAAATAATATCTTGAGCActacatatatatctatatacatagAGAGACATACACAATGAGTGAATTCCATGCGCTTATAGTCTTCCCAGCTGAGTTGAAGATCGGTCCCCTGCTTCTTCAGCCTATGAACTTGAAGATGTTCCTCCTGAAAGTTGCGTTTTCATTATTTCTCTCTCGATCGCGAAAAGGAACGGAAATGTTTTTACTCATAAAGAGGACGAGTCAAGATGCAGACGGTAGGTGAGCTACAATAATGGATGGACGCTCGCTTGGGTCAATGAAAAAGACCAGACCACCCTGCTGGCCAAACAAATCTAAATGAGGAAGAAACAGTAGAAAACTCGACGACCAACATGATGATaatatagaaaaggaaaagataaaagaagcaAGAAGGAAAGACCCACCACCCAGCGCGCGGCCTAAAGATACTTTAGCTGCTGGGAATCATGATCATGTGGGTGAGGGCGCATGTGGGAGAGCGGACAATGCCTAAAGGCTTCGGCGTCGCGACGCGACGCAAAACAACAAGGACCACGAATGCTTTGGTTTCTTCCCGGCAGATTCTTCAACACCCTAagtttctcttatatatatatatatatatatatattaacaggTTCGGACACAGTAAAAGACGTACGTGGTGATCAATGACCACAGTTTGAGATATGCATATAGAGCGGAGATAGCGATCTGTGACTTATAACGCCAAAAGTtggaagggagagaagaagaagcgaCGAACCCGTAATTGTTTCATTGCCCGAGGACAGCCTTGCAGGAAGTAGATGGCCAAAGAGATTGCAATGGACGATGTCTCGTGGCCGGCGAAGAGCAGACTCAGTATGAGGTCGAGTATCTGTTCCGTCGGAAGGTTGGTTTGCCTCATTACCCAAGTGAGGAGGTCCTCGTCATCGTCCGCTTCAACCCCGGTCGTCCTCGTCTCTCCCTTCGCCTTCTCCgtccttttctccatttcgCGCTCGAGCACTCGGAGTATGTTCGTTCTGGACTGCAGGGCCGTGGAAATTTAAGTTTTGGAGAAGGCACGTGGTTTATCACGAGTTGGGTATctcttttttttggcaaaaaattaGCCGGCAGAAAGATAGAGAGCGCATGCAAACCGGCCGCTCTCCGGCGTGCCGGTGCTCATTCCTTGTGTACCTTGAGCGCTCTCCGATATGCGGTTCCGGGGAGGTTGATGGGAGCGGAGATGACGCCTTTCATGAACGTGAAGTATTCCCTCTTCAGCATCTCGGTTTCATCCCTCCCGGGTTCGATGCTCAGTATCTGCTTCGCCATCAGATTGAATGTAAACTGTTGAAAACGCAAACCACAACAAGAAACGTGATTGAACGATCTTGactcagaaaagaaattaaCTTCAACGCGCGATGTATACTATAGTTCGAGAGCTGTCGATCGATTCGTGATACCCTTTTGGCTTCTTCGTGAGCAGAGAAGGTGTGACCGTCTTCCCAGGAACTCAAGACTATCAAGGTGTGAGCTTCCATCTCCCGCAGGAACTGGCTCCTAAGCCTGGCGCTGCTCATGAAGTTGACGGCGATCGCTCTCATGTCTCTGTGCATGTCTCCCACCAACGCTAACATCGACCACCTGCCCAGTATGTCCGGTATGCTCTTCGGGTAGCTACACTCGAAGAGACGACCCTCGTTCTGCAATATGTAGCGGTTGAATTCAGCATCCGCCGAGACGATCGTCGGCTCCCCGAACAGATTCGATCTGTAAATCTTTCCAAACCTGCACAGATACATGGAGAAGCCAGATTTtgacaatgaagaaaaacgaAATATTTTAGATCATAAGATGTTAGCATCTAAGAGTTCCGGCCGGCGGTATATGTGACCTTGAGATGTGCTGTTCCATGAAGT
This genomic interval carries:
- the LOC116260033 gene encoding cytochrome P450 90B1 isoform X2, yielding MVTFVEAGLLPWVLAVALAILILGLLDKRRGGKSRRLPPGSNGWPFLGETIAYLKPHVATSMGDFMEQHISRFGKIYRSNLFGEPTIVSADAEFNRYILQNEGRLFECSYPKSIPDILGRWSMLALVGDMHRDMRAIAVNFMSSARLRSQFLREMEAHTLIVLSSWEDGHTFSAHEEAKRFTFNLMAKQILSIEPGRDETEMLKREYFTFMKGVISAPINLPGTAYRRALKSRTNILRVLEREMEKRTEKAKGETRTTGVEADDDEDLLTWVMRQTNLPTEQILDLILSLLFAGHETSSIAISLAIYFLQGCPRAMKQLREEHLQVHRLKKQGTDLQLSWEDYKRMEFTHCVINETLRLGNVVSFLHRKALRDVRFKGFDIPSGWKVLPVFTAAHLDPSIYDNPQQFNPWRWLQAEEQQVGEGRSNGVKMMVNLMAFGGGPRLCAGMELAKLEMAIFLHHMVLNFQWEPFEQDHPLAFPFIEFPKGLPIRVHKLPATTVDWNP
- the LOC116260033 gene encoding cytochrome P450 90B1 isoform X1, producing the protein MVTFVEAGLLPWVLAVALAILILGLLDKRRGGKSRRLPPGSNGWPFLGETIAYLKPHVATSMGDFMEQHISRFGKIYRSNLFGEPTIVSADAEFNRYILQNEGRLFECSYPKSIPDILGRWSMLALVGDMHRDMRAIAVNFMSSARLRSQFLREMEAHTLIVLSSWEDGHTFSAHEEAKRFTFNLMAKQILSIEPGRDETEMLKREYFTFMKGVISAPINLPGTAYRRALKSRTNILRVLEREMEKRTEKAKGETRTTGVEADDDEDLLTWVMRQTNLPTEQILDLILSLLFAGHETSSIAISLAIYFLQGCPRAMKQLREEHLQVHRLKKQGTDLQLSWEDYKRMEFTHCVINETLRLGNVVSFLHRKALRDVRFKGFDIPSGWKVLPVFTAAHLDPSIYDNPQQFNPWRWLQAEEQQQVGEGRSNGVKMMVNLMAFGGGPRLCAGMELAKLEMAIFLHHMVLNFQWEPFEQDHPLAFPFIEFPKGLPIRVHKLPATTVDWNP